The Methanocella arvoryzae MRE50 DNA window GAACGTCGAACTCACCAGGGTTCATGGACTGCTGAAGGAATCTGAAGAGAACTACCGGGCGATAACGACCTCTGTCAACGACTGTATCCTCACGACCGACCTGACCGGCACCTGCACCTACCTCAATCCCCGCGTTACCGAACTGACCGGCTACGCCCCCGACGATATCCTGAACACGCCCGTTAATAACCTCGTGGCCGAAGAGAGCGGGGAAATCGTCTCAAGCATCCTCTCAAGTGTATCCCGGGACGAGCGCAGGTCCGTGGAGATATGGATACATGCGAAGTCAGGCAAAAAAATGCTGATAGAGCTCAACACGAGCATCATCTGCGACGCCGCAGGCAACCCCGTCGGAATCGTCGGGGCCTTCAGAGATATCACTGAACGTAAGCTGGCGGAAGAAAAGCTCATAGAGCTGTCCAGGGCTGTGGAGCAGAGTCCCAGCATCGTCATCATCACCGATGCCCGGGGAAAGATCGACTACGTCAACCCCAAATACACCCAGGTCTCGGGGTACACTCTCGAAGACATCAAGGGCTACGACCCCCACAAAATCAACGCCGCCAGCCTGACCTCAGAGCAGATCCAGGAGCGGAACCGGGCGCTCCGCCAGGGCAACTACTGGCGGGGGGAGCTGTCCAAGCGGAAAAAGAACGGCGAGCTATACTGGGTTTCGGCATCCGTCTCCCCTGTCAGGAACAAGGACGGCGAAATCATCCGTTACGTAGACGTAGAGGAGGACATCACCGAGCGAAAGATGGTGGAAGTAGCGCTGAAACACGCCAACGACGAGCTGGTGAAAGCCAACGAGGTACTGGAAAACCGGGTGCTGGAGCGGACGGAAGCGCTCACCCACGCCCACAACACCCTCGAGGCTATCATGCAAAACATCCAGATCGGCGTAGTGGTCGTCCAGCGGGAAACCGGCGAGGTCTCCTACTATACCACTAAAGCGATGGAAATCCTGAGCGGGCCGGTCATGGGAATCGCCAGCCCCGGCAGAAACCGTCCCTACGAGTTCCTCAAGCCAGACGGATCCGTGCTGCCGGATGAACGGCAGCCCCTTTACCGGTCGCTGCAGCACGGGGAAAACGTGCGGAACGAAGAAGTCCTCATCAGGCGGAAAGACGGCAGCACCGTCACCGTGCTCATGAGCAGCACTCCGATCGTCGACCCCGAGGGAAAGGTCGTCTCCGCGGTCGTGGGCATGCTCGACATCACCGATCGCAAGCGGGCAGAGCAGGCGGCGGGCGAGAGCCAGGAAAAATTCCGGAGCATAGCCGAAAACATCAACGACTGGATCTGGGAGGCGGACGAAAACGCCGTCTTCACCTACTCCAGCCCGAAAATCAGGGAAATACTGGGCTACGAGCCCGAAGAAGTGATCGGCAAGAAACTCTACGACCTGATGTACCCCGACGAAGCCAAGCGGTTCAAGAAAGCCATCGACCTGCTGTACTTCACCCGCGAGCCGTTCACCTACCTCCGGACAACCCTGATAGGCAAAGGCGGAACCCTGGCGACGCTGGAATACAGCGGCAGGCCAATCTTCGACAAAGCAGGCACCTTCAGAGGCTACAGGGGAGTCAGCAGGGACATCTCGGAACGGAAACGCTCTGAAAACGCGCTGCTCAGGAGCGAAGCCCGGATGAAAGCCCTGATGAGCGCCGCCCCCGGCACGATCATACTGGTCAACAAAGTCGGCCACTTCCTCGACTGCAAAGTAGAAGCCGGGAACCATCTCTTCCCCAAGCCCGACGACATCGTGGCCAAAAACGCCTACGAAGTCTTACCCATCGACCTGGCCCGGATCCTCATTTTCAACGTCAACCGGGCGCTAAAGACCGGAAAGCCCCAGACCTTCGAATACCAGTTCGACGCCGCAGGCCAGACGTGGTACCAGAAAGCCAGCTGCGTCGCCTGCGGAGGCGACGAGGCGATAGTATTCGTGCAGGACAACTCCCCCGAAGATCAGAAGAGGGCAACGGCCGCAGAGCCCGAAACCCGGCAGGAAGGCAGGAAACCCGGCCCCGCCTCGAGGAGCCGCCCTCAGCCTGATTCTGAGCCGGGCTCCAGCCTCTGAAAACTTTCACCCTCCTAGCAAAAACATGATTTACTATACCACCATCACATGCAGCATATGAAGATCGCCGAGCTTAACCTGCCCCAGGCACTAAAGGATTTCTACACCGGGTCCGGCATCCCGGAGCTCTACCCGCCCCAGGCTGAAGCGATCAGACAAGGGCTGCTCGACGGCAAAAACCTGCTCGCCGCCATCCCGACGGCCAGCGGGAAAACGCTGCTGGCGGAGATGGCTATGCTCAAGTCCATCGCCGAAGGCGGCAAGGCGATCTACATCGTGCCCCTGAAGGCACTGGCCTCCGAGAAGTACGACCGCTTTCTAGAATTTTCTAAGCTGCCGATCAAGCCGGACGGCGTCAAAGTCGGCATCGCCACAGGCGACTTCGACTCCCGTGACGAATACCTCGGAGAGAAGGATATCATAGTCGCCACATCAGAAAAAACCGACTCCCTGCTCCGCAACGGCGCGTCCTGGCTGTCCGGCCTGAGCGTGGTCGTCGCCGACGAGGTCCACCTCATAGACTCGCCAAACCGCGGGCCTACCCTGGAGGTCACTCTCGCCAAGCTGAGGAAGATCAACGTGAACCTGCAGATCCTGGCGCTGTCCGCGACGATAGGCAACGCTAAGGCACTGGCGAAGTGGATGGACGCCGCCCTCGTCCAGAGCGAATGGCGGCCCACAACCCTGAAGGAAGGCGTCTTCTACGGCCGGGCGATCACCTTCAAAAAAGAAAAGCGCACCGTCAATAACGCCGGCCCCGACGAAGTGAATTCGCTGGTGGCAGACACGCTCGAAGAGGGCGGCCAGTGCCTCGTCTTCGCCAACACAAGGAAGAGCAGCGAAAGCATCGCCCAGAAAGTCGCCCGCTCCCTCTCGAAAAAGCTCCAGCCCGCAGAGAAGGAGCAATTAGCGAAGCTCAAGCAGGACGTCCTGCGCCACGCGGAAACTGACACTTGCGAGAAGCTCGCCGAATGCGTCGGCAACGGCGTCGCCTTCCACCACGCAGGCCTCAAGGGAGAGCACCGCCGCATAGTGGAAGACGGGTTCAGGCAGAACATCCTCAAAGTCATCGCATGCACACCCACGCTGGCCGCAGGCCTCAACCTCCCGGCGAGAAGAGTGATCATAAGAGACTACAAACGGTTCGACGTGAACTACGGCAGCGTCCCCATCCCCGTGCTGGAATACAAGCAGATGGCCGGCCGGGCAGGCAGGCCGAGGCTCGACCCCTACGGGGAAGCCGTCCTAATCGCCAAAAACTACGACGAGTTCGGGGAACTCATGGAGAACTACATCAACGCCGACCCCGAACACATCACCTCAAAGCTCGGCACCGAGCCCGCCATGCGGGCCCACGCCCTCTCCGCAGTGGCGACAGACTTCTGCCGCAGCCGCCAGGACCTGAAGGCGTTCATGGACACCACCTTCTTCGCTTACCAGCGAGGAGACTTATCCCACGTCATCGACAACGTGCTGAACTTCCTCCTCGAAGAGAACATGATCATCGAAAGCAAAGGCGGCAGCCTAAAAGCCACCGATCTCGGCTCGCTGGTATCCAAACTCTACATCGACCCCCTCTCAGCCGCACTCATAGCCGAAGGCCTCGAGAAGGCGAAAAAACGGCCCGACGTGGCAGAATTCGGCCTGCTCCACCTCATCTGCTCCACCCCCGACGTCAAATCCCTGTACCTGCGCCGGGGCGACTACTCCTGGATCATCCGGTATGCCGACGAGCACGCGTCCGACTTCCTCTCCGACGTGCCCGACAGCTACGGCGACGACGTGGAGTTTGAGCAGTTCCTCGCAGGCGTGAAAACCGCCGCGCTGGCCGAAATGTGGATCAACGAGAAGAGCGAGGAAGCCATCACCACCTTCTTCAACATCGGCCCCGGAGACATCAGGAACCTCATGGAAACATGCACCTGGCTCATGCACGGCACCGCAGAAATATCCGCCCTGCTCGGGGCGCCAGCCACTCGCACGGCAAGAGAACTGGCCATCAGGATAGAAAACGGCGCCAGCCGCGAACTGCTCGACCTGATCACGCTGAAAGGCGTAGGCCGCGTCAGGGCGAGAAAACTCTACGACGCAGGCTACACCAGCAGGGATAAGCTCAAAGCCGCAGAAATCCCCGCTATCGCAGCCATACCGGGCATCGGGGACAAGCTCGCCGTCAGCATCATGAGCCAGCTGGGCAGAAAAGTTGATCATACCCCCCCGGAGACGGAGGAGCAGCCCCAGGTGTCCGGCCAGAGCACGCTCTTCAGTTTCGACGGCTGAAGCTTATCCGTAGCAGCCATTTAAACGTGGCTGGCAGTCCCCAGCGCTTGGACAGCAAGAGAAGCTATTTGCGAACGCAGCCCGAAAAGAACATGGGCGCGGGACCGCCGAAGACGCGAATAAAAACGCTTATAAAAACGACACCTTAAAAACGATTCTAACTCTTGCGACTCCAGCTCCCCGCCCTCCTCTCCGGGATACTTTTATCAGTTTCCAGGCCATCTATACAGTGATGGCTCCCCTCATCATCACCGGCGGAAAGAAACACATCGCCGACGTCAAAACATTTCTCAAAGCCGCAGCCGACATCGGCGCCAGCTACGGCGTCACCGTGCAGGCCGTGAACGCAGACGCCATTGCAGGCAGGATGCACCTGGAGTACGCCACAAAAAAGGCGATCGAGTCTTTCAGGCAGAAGCGAAACCTGGCCCGTGACCTGGGTATGGAAATCATGCTCTACCTCAGGGGCCGCAGGCAGATCGAAAGAGCGCTCGACCTGGGCGTCAAACAGGGCGACAACAACGTGGCCATCCTTATCATAGGAGACGACGCCGAAAAAGCCCTGCCGGCAGCTATGGAACTGCTGGATGCCGTAGACGAAAAAGTCGTCGACTACTCGCATGATAAAGACCTTCTGCTGATGAAGCTTTACGAGATCACGCCGGCGGAGATCGAGATCGTGGGCCGCGACCGGATACCTGAACTGGTCAGAGAACGGTCGGCGCTGTTAGAGTTCGAGAAATAATAGTTTCAAAACGCAGCAGGCAATCTCTTATTATGCCAGCAGCCAATTCACCTTTTAAGAGCTGGTCACCTTGAACTCCAAATCCAGATATCCGCCTGAAGCGCTGGAATTCAAATATCCTGCGACCGGCATTTGCGGCTTGTCCTGCCGCCTCTGCCCCCGGTACCACTCTACGGCTGAAAGCCGGTGCGGAGGCTGCAAATCCGAGAGTCGCACGGCTGCAGGCTGCCCCTTCATCACCTGCGCCCGCAAGAAAGGCGTGGAAGCCTGCGTTGACTGCAAGGAAGGCGAGCACTGCGAACGCTGGAAAAAGCACAGGGAATCAGGTAAAGAGCGCGACTCCTTTGTCTGTTACGCCCGCCTGGAGGATAACATCGCCTACCAGCAGAAACACGGGCTCGAAGCGTTCGAGCAGGCACAGGAAAAGCGCTGCGAACTGCTAAGACAACTGATAGCAGGCTACGACGACGGGAGGTCCCGAAGCTTTCTCTGCATAGCGGCCA harbors:
- a CDS encoding PAS domain-containing protein, with product MADKLSFRLSGKYKELILGSTLVITIFLAIYINLRLGIEIVYTHLFYVPIILAGVWYHRKGVLIAVFLGLLHIYLGWLAYNTIMPEPVIRALIFVIIAYVIGTLSERKDQLHDDLAESRAKLSESLRQLSNVIEFYPDATLIIDNNGRVVAWNKAIEDMTGVKAADMIGKGDNEYAVPFYGYRRSFLLNLVNLTADDLRDRYTDISVVNGRFEAVTADATLKGRKVILHCTASKLYDDSGNVIGAIESIRDVTAQKKMEAELQQQYASLTAQHELLQQQTAEINRQNVELTRVHGLLKESEENYRAITTSVNDCILTTDLTGTCTYLNPRVTELTGYAPDDILNTPVNNLVAEESGEIVSSILSSVSRDERRSVEIWIHAKSGKKMLIELNTSIICDAAGNPVGIVGAFRDITERKLAEEKLIELSRAVEQSPSIVIITDARGKIDYVNPKYTQVSGYTLEDIKGYDPHKINAASLTSEQIQERNRALRQGNYWRGELSKRKKNGELYWVSASVSPVRNKDGEIIRYVDVEEDITERKMVEVALKHANDELVKANEVLENRVLERTEALTHAHNTLEAIMQNIQIGVVVVQRETGEVSYYTTKAMEILSGPVMGIASPGRNRPYEFLKPDGSVLPDERQPLYRSLQHGENVRNEEVLIRRKDGSTVTVLMSSTPIVDPEGKVVSAVVGMLDITDRKRAEQAAGESQEKFRSIAENINDWIWEADENAVFTYSSPKIREILGYEPEEVIGKKLYDLMYPDEAKRFKKAIDLLYFTREPFTYLRTTLIGKGGTLATLEYSGRPIFDKAGTFRGYRGVSRDISERKRSENALLRSEARMKALMSAAPGTIILVNKVGHFLDCKVEAGNHLFPKPDDIVAKNAYEVLPIDLARILIFNVNRALKTGKPQTFEYQFDAAGQTWYQKASCVACGGDEAIVFVQDNSPEDQKRATAAEPETRQEGRKPGPASRSRPQPDSEPGSSL
- the cgi121 gene encoding KEOPS complex subunit Cgi121 gives rise to the protein MAPLIITGGKKHIADVKTFLKAAADIGASYGVTVQAVNADAIAGRMHLEYATKKAIESFRQKRNLARDLGMEIMLYLRGRRQIERALDLGVKQGDNNVAILIIGDDAEKALPAAMELLDAVDEKVVDYSHDKDLLLMKLYEITPAEIEIVGRDRIPELVRERSALLEFEK
- a CDS encoding DUF3795 domain-containing protein, whose amino-acid sequence is MNSKSRYPPEALEFKYPATGICGLSCRLCPRYHSTAESRCGGCKSESRTAAGCPFITCARKKGVEACVDCKEGEHCERWKKHRESGKERDSFVCYARLEDNIAYQQKHGLEAFEQAQEKRCELLRQLIAGYDDGRSRSFLCIAATLLDDAAIQAALAAGSEIPADLKAGEKARRMRAILERLAGEKGLTLKLRK
- a CDS encoding ATP-dependent DNA helicase, with amino-acid sequence MKIAELNLPQALKDFYTGSGIPELYPPQAEAIRQGLLDGKNLLAAIPTASGKTLLAEMAMLKSIAEGGKAIYIVPLKALASEKYDRFLEFSKLPIKPDGVKVGIATGDFDSRDEYLGEKDIIVATSEKTDSLLRNGASWLSGLSVVVADEVHLIDSPNRGPTLEVTLAKLRKINVNLQILALSATIGNAKALAKWMDAALVQSEWRPTTLKEGVFYGRAITFKKEKRTVNNAGPDEVNSLVADTLEEGGQCLVFANTRKSSESIAQKVARSLSKKLQPAEKEQLAKLKQDVLRHAETDTCEKLAECVGNGVAFHHAGLKGEHRRIVEDGFRQNILKVIACTPTLAAGLNLPARRVIIRDYKRFDVNYGSVPIPVLEYKQMAGRAGRPRLDPYGEAVLIAKNYDEFGELMENYINADPEHITSKLGTEPAMRAHALSAVATDFCRSRQDLKAFMDTTFFAYQRGDLSHVIDNVLNFLLEENMIIESKGGSLKATDLGSLVSKLYIDPLSAALIAEGLEKAKKRPDVAEFGLLHLICSTPDVKSLYLRRGDYSWIIRYADEHASDFLSDVPDSYGDDVEFEQFLAGVKTAALAEMWINEKSEEAITTFFNIGPGDIRNLMETCTWLMHGTAEISALLGAPATRTARELAIRIENGASRELLDLITLKGVGRVRARKLYDAGYTSRDKLKAAEIPAIAAIPGIGDKLAVSIMSQLGRKVDHTPPETEEQPQVSGQSTLFSFDG